The following proteins are encoded in a genomic region of Salvelinus namaycush isolate Seneca chromosome 12, SaNama_1.0, whole genome shotgun sequence:
- the LOC120056822 gene encoding uncharacterized protein LOC120056822 isoform X1 produces MSCEGTGLGALGPLAGYWEKIQERSASLETCPWCAAKGQTQALRSYRISIQEVITLCTDPQCLFPLVSRPLEDVLASLVPPLPQTQTGRKRKSPSVLENGDSVPSPKSARSEEAVSQNESRPVVRITSTKLNGEDCFNKTKHTTPVQKERISQSEPTDMELVDKTLPETQRGGANGYHKDSDWPIPEEMDQKVLDEDDEGEDGVFLPEEATPTLDKGLPLPEKTVPTSQLAVSFVDAESAPKEVICPLDKAVSAPEKTLSVSRVAVSAPEKTLSVSRVAVSAPETILPPLHLAVSASKKNVAALEKALDTRVTVPNLQDTVRLLEALIAPGEAVSLLEEALPVPGEAVSLPEEALPVPGKAVSLPEEALPVPGETVSLLEEALPVPGEAVSLLEEALPVPGEAVSLLEEALPVPGETVSLLEEALPVPGEAVSLLEEALPVPGEAVSLLEEALPVPGEAVSLLEALPVPGETVSLLEEALPVPGETVSLLEEALPVPGEAVSLLEEALPVPGKAVSLLEEALPVPAEAVSLLEEALPVPGEAVSLLEEALPVLGEAVSLLEEALPVPGEAVSLLEEALPVPGEAVSLLEEALPVPGEAVSLLEEALPVPGEAVSLPEEALPVPGEAVSAMETILVLQEALTVLEEASPGMKEGLSVLQEEKEEDEVLISLEEEEDEVLISLENEEEDVATPVALEAVSIPAVIEVVPALEKDEEDLPVFDEEEKIQEEECPLQEVCRPCSVDLSQSKVSEGHVAGDDEDDGPIRAKRRAHNARQLSDEGQEVSVKEDVEVLTPPPKKKRGRPRKTHIIKYTQEVLPDFDPEVISTGELVPVPGPHLFWKNEHGLGWLDTLLVALVLCRTLRDRRPIKRPTVGQPVWDLCERYDRACSLSTAYQHTGADGVVRVPSAVLQRLQTEMQAIRTAIFKLLEPRLKCKLGQNERLVLVLPLLLGADSWAEPLFQHAYDWQFQCISTTCQHATKTKCEKTLTTFTKVVTDWHPLNAANQSRCSKCNKSKQARMLVLERLSPVFVLHFAEGLPDNDLGVYSFTFQQQRYSITTVLQYNQPLNHLVSWIRRPDGSWLEFDDRKHPDCVSHTQLPVPPREIHVVFWELETDRPHNTQTPCTSHPENPTSTSLIEKELKQPLLAKLFGVNRSLERSQTVSDDANADMDATITADYIDNDMDTTLTNNVDSPIVIGSTSVLADVSLQSWSHDLSLHRPLDDTAVVEALTVSDDTDNDTTVTAGDPSIGSATLLDTFEGLSHDDIVTLTLVEVKVDSENRPLDDITAAPKQNGRDVCFLSAPRSETETPPLAHEMTPSAHEMTPSAHEMTPSSHEIPTESETPSETDDEDLVERPTSPDTASEFLPDSSDGPSETDSEEVTPSPPKIRRSNNRPKMASNTPVAAAAKGVTSTSTPMALPGNCGEIILPSVVSMMSTSYVEPSTAAPEFPPSPPPHPKTPITSSSLQSTPGPSPPPHPITSSSLQSTPGPSPPPHPITSSSLQSTPGPSPPPHPITSSSLQSTPGPSPPPHPITSSSLQSTPGPSPPPHPNTSSSLQSTPGPSPPPHPITSSSLQSTPGPSPPPHPITSSSLQSTPGPSPPPHPITFSSLQSTPGPSPPPHPKTHWSYHLSQRQPSQLNHSTPNRFQQLSQSRQTPNPDARLKKPPPLPKTRLSKEDNEALPVKAAEMYGGFQARSRNVNTNINNVSSKTSPPTQHLFQRIDPQNGVWKTPSQPGDFASRKPPIDNTTAAYPIMTSLPPSPGVTELHKISSSRNQGPGGQVSKDPAGLSETETLRYKLLKKLKAKKKKLEKLNQMLGYQGAAGGQEVTRRPDCADLRSPSTVTSSTSAYDSPAYDEFFADLLSPATTASNLSPDSTGFLDMLTTNGQEAGGNLACGGNAIGGASQVVTPATLQLANHGVVMPLPGLDGPIMTSGDNFLEEFISGSANQQMETEALSAFDLFF; encoded by the exons ATGAGTTGCGAAGGCACTGGTTTGGGGGCCCTGGGCCCACTTGCAGGGTATTGGGAAAAA ATCCAGGAGCGCTCAGCCTCGCTAGAGACCTGTCCATGGTGTGCTGCTAAAGGGCAGACTCAGGCTCTGCGTTCCTATAGGATCAGCATCCAGGAGGTCATCACCCTCTGCACTGACCCACAG TGCCTGTTTCCCCTGGTCTCCAGGCCCCTGGAAGATGTCCTGGCCAGCCTCGTACCCCCTCTACCCCAAACACAGacggggaggaagaggaagagtcccAGTGTGTTGGAGAACGGAGACTCTGTACCTTCCCCCAAAAGCGCACGATCAGAGGAGGCCGTGTCACAGAATGAGAGTCGCCCAGTCGTCAGGATCACCAGCACCAAACTCAATGGGGAAGACTGCTTTAATAAGACGAAGCACACGACGCCAGTACAGAAGGAGAGAATCAGCCAATCAGAACCCACAGACATGGAGCTGGTGGATAAAACCCTTCCTGAGACCCAGAGGGGAGGGGCCAATGGATACCACAAGGATTCTGATTGGCCGATCCCAGAAGAAATGGACCAGAAAGTCCTAGATGAGGATGATGAGGGAGAAGATGGTGTCTTTCTCCCAGAGGAGGCTACACCTACTTTAGACAAGGGGTTGCCTCTCCCAGAGAAGACTGTACCTACGTCACAACTGGCAGTGTCTTTTGTAGACGCTGAGTCTGCACCAAAGGAAGTTATCTGTCCCTTAGACAAGGCTGTTTCTGCCCCAGAGAAGACTTTATCTGTCTCTCGGGTAGCTGTTTCTGCCCCAGAGAAGACTTTATCTGTCTCTCGGGTAGCTGTTTCTGCCCCAGAGACGATTTTACCTCCCTTACACTTGGCTGTTTCTGCCTCAAAGAAGAATGTGGCTGCGCTAGAGAAAGCCTTGGACACACGAGTAACTGTCCCTAATTTACAGGACACCGTCCGTCTCCTAGAGGCTCTGATTGCACCAGGGGAGGCTGTCTCTCTGCTAGAGGAGGCTCTACCTGTCCCAGGGGAGGCTGTCTCTCTGCCAGAGGAGGCTCTACCTGTCCCAGGGAAGGCTGTCTCTCTGCCAGAGGAGGCTCTACCTGTCCCAGGGGAGACTGTCTCTCTGCTAGAGGAGGCTCTACCTGTCCCAGGGGAGGCTGTCTCTCTGCTAGAGGAGGCTCTACCTGTCCCAGGGGAGGCTGTCTCTCTGCTAGAGGAGGCTCTACCTGTCCCAGGGGAGACTGTCTCTCTGCTAGAGGAGGCTCTACCTGTCCCAGGGGAGGCTGTCTCTCTGCTAGAGGAGGCTCTACCTGTCCCAGGGGAGGCTGTCTCTCTGCTAGAGGAGGCTCTACCTGTCCCAGGGGAGGCTGTCTCTCTGCTAGAGGCTCTACCTGTCCCAGGGGAGACTGTCTCTCTGCTAGAGGAGGCTCTACCTGTCCCAGGGGAGACTGTCTCTCTGTTAGAGGAGGCTCTACCTGTCCCAGGGGAGGCTGTCTCTCTGCTAGAGGAGGCTCTGCCTGTCCCAGGGAAGGCTGTCTCTCTGCTAGAGGAGGCTCTGCCTGTCCCAGCGGAGGCTGTCTCTCTGCTAGAGGAGGCTCTACCTGTCCCAGGGGAGGCTGTCTCTCTGCTAGAGGAGGCTCTACCTGTCCTAGGGGAGGCTGTCTCTCTGCTAGAGGAGGCTCTACCTGTCCCAGGGGAGGCTGTCTCTCTGCTAGAGGAGGCTCTACCTGTCCCAGGGGAGGCTGTCTCTCTGCTGGAGGAGGCTCTACCTGTCCCAGGGGAGGCTGTCTCTCTGCTGGAGGAGGCTCTACCTGTCCCAGGGGAGGCTGTCTCTCTGCCAGAGGAGGCTCTACCTGTCCCAGGGGAGGCTGTCTCTGCCATGGAGACCATCCTGGTCTTGCAGGAGGCTCTAACTGTCTTAGAAGAGGCTTCACCTGGCATGAAGGAAGGTCTAAGTGTCTtacaggaagagaaggaggaagatgaGGTTCTAATCTccttggaggaggaggaagatgaggttcTAATCTCCTTGGAGAATGAGGAGGAAGATGTCGCTACACCTGTGGCCTTGGAGGCTGTGTCTATACCTGCCGTGATTGAGGTTGTCCCTGCTTTAGAGAAAGATGAGGAGGATCTGCCTGTCTTTGACGAGGAAGAGAAGATACAGGAGGAAGAGTGCCCCCTACAGGAGGTGTGTAGACCCTGCAGTGTGGACCTCAGTCAGAGCAAAGTGTCTGAGGGTCACGTTGCAGGTGATGATGAAGACGATGGTCCTATCAGAGCTAAAAGAAGAGCTCACAACGCCCGACAACTAAGCGACGAGGGACAGGAAGTAAGCGTCAAAGAGGATGTGGAAGTCCTGACACCGCCGCCGAAAAAGAAAAGGGGCCGGCCAAGAAAGACTCATATTATTAAATACACGCAGGAAGTGTTGCCCGACTTTGACCCGGAAGTGATCTCGACGGGGGAGTTGGTCCCAGTTCCCGGACCTCACCTGTTCTGGAAGAATGAGCACGGTCTGGGTTGGCTGGACACCTTGCTGGTAGCGCTGGTCCTCTGTCGCACCCTGAGGGACAGACGACCCATCAAGAGGCCCACTGTAGGTCAACCTGTCTGGGATCTGTGTGAGAGGTACGACCGAGCCTGTAGTCTCAGCACAGCCTACCAACACACTGGCGCAG aCGGTGTCGTCAGAGTGCCCTCTGCGGTGTTACAGAGGCTGCAGACTGAGATGCAGGCCATCAGGACGGCCATCTTTAAACTGCTGGAGCCTCGACTGAAATGTAAACTGG GTCAGAATGAGAGGCTGGTTTTggtcctgcctctcctcctcggGGCTGACTCCTGGGCCGAACCTCTCTTCCAGCATGCGTATGACTGGCAGTTTCAGTGTATTTCAACGACTTGCCAGCATGCCACCAAAACCAA ATGTGAGAAGACTCTCACCACTTTCACCAAGGTGGTTACTGATTGGCACCCTCTCAATGCTGCCAACCAATCACGTTGCAGCAAGTGTAATAAGTCGAAGCAAGCCAGGATGTTGGTGCTGGAGAG GCTGTCTCCTGTGTTTGTGCTGCACTTTGCGGAAGGTCTCCCTGACAACGACCTCGGTGTGTACTCCTTCACCTTCCAGCAGCAGAGATACTCCATCACCACCGTCCTACAGTACAACCAGCCACTCAACCATTTAGTCAGCTGGATACGCAGACCCGACG GATCATGGTTAGAGTTTGACGACCGGAAGCATCCGGACTGTGTCTCGCACACCCAGCTGCCGGTCCCCCCTAGAGAGATCCACGTTGTCTTCTGGGAGTTGGAGACGGACCGTCCCCACAACACACAGACGCCCTGCACTTCTCATCCCGAAAACCCGACGAGCACTTCCTTGATAGAGAAAGAACTGAAGCAACCTCTCCTAGCCAAGCTCTTTGGCGTTAATCGGTCTCTAGAACGTTCTCAGACGGTCTCTGATGATGCGAACGCTGACATGGACGCCACCATAACTGCCGACTATATAGATAACGATATGGACACAACATTAACGAATAACGTAGACTCTCCCATCGTCATCGGTTCCACCTCCGTGCTCGCTGATGTATCGCTCCAGTCCTGGTCTCACGACCTCTCTCTCCACCGCCCTCTCGATGACACGGCCGTTGTCGAGGCGCTGACGGTGTCTGACGATACCGACAACGACACCACGGTGACAGCCGGTGACCCGTCCATCGGTTCTGCCACGCTGCTCGACACCTTCGAAGGCCTCTCCCACGATGACATCGTCACCCTGACGCTCGTAGAGGTCAAAGTTGACTCTGAGAACAGGCCGTTGGACGACATCACCGCGGCTCCCAAACAAAATGGAAGAGACGTCTGCTTTCTCTCTGCTCCTAGATCTGAGACCGAGACCCCCCCACTTGCCCATGAAATGACCCCATCTGCCCATGAAATGACCCCATCTGCCCATGAAATGACCCCATCTTCCCACGAAATACCCACTGAATCTGAAACGCCCTCCGAAACAGACGATGAAGACCTCGTCGAAAGGCCAACGTCCCCCGATACGGCCAGTGAGTTTCTCCCTGACAGCAGTGACGGTCCTTCTGAGACGGACTCTGAAGAAGTCACTCCCAGTCCTCCCAAGATCAGGAGAAGCAACAATAGACCTAAAATGGCGTCCAACACTCCAGTTGCTGCAGCAGCTAAGGGggtcacatcaacatcaacaccaATGGCACTTCCTGGAAACTGTGGTGAAATAATCCTGCCTTCCGTCGTATCTATGATGTCAACGTCATATGTGGAACCCAGCACCGCAGCACCAGagttccctccctctcccccgccCCACCCTAAAACCCCCATTACCTCCAGCTCTCTGCAGAGCACACCTGGTCCCTCTCCCCCGCCCCACCCCATTACCTCCAGCTCTCTGCAGAGCACACCTGGTCCCTCTCCCCCGCCCCACCCCATTACCTCCAGCTCTCTGCAGAGCACACCTGGTCCCTCTCCCCCGCCCCACCCCATTACCTCCAGCTCTCTGCAGAGCACACCTGGTCCCTCTCCCCCGCCCCACCCCATTACCTCCAGCTCTCTGCAGAGCACACCTGGTCCCTCTCCCCCGCCCCACCCCAATACCTCCAGCTCTCTGCAGAGCACACCTGGTCCCTCTCCCCCGCCCCACCCCATTACCTCCAGCTCTCTGCAGAGCACACCTGGTCCCTCTCCCCCGCCCCACCCCATTACCTCCAGCTCTCTGCAGAGCACACCTGGTCCCTCTCCCCCGCCCCACCCCATTACCTTCAGCTCTCTGCAGAGCACACCTGGTCCCTCTCCCCCGCCCCACCCCAAAACCCACTGGTCGTACCATCTCAGCCAGAGACAACCGAGTCAATTGAACCATTCAACACCCAACCGGTTCCAGCAGCTTTCACAGAGCCGGCAGACCCCCAACCCAGATGCTAGGCTGAAGAAGCCTCCGCCTCTCCCCAAAACCAGACTCAGTAAGGAGGACAACGAGGCCCTGCCGGTGAAGGCTGCCGAGATGTACGGGGGGTTCCAGGCCAGGAGCAGGAACGTAAATACAAACATAAACAATGTCTCTTCCAAGACTTCACCTCCAACCCAGCACCTCTTTCAAAGAATTGACCCTCAAAATGGCGTCTGGAAGACACCAAGTCAGCCTGGCGACTTCGCCTCGCGAAAACCCCCCATCGACAACACTACAGCAGCGTATCCTATCATGACCTCACTTCCTCCTTCTCCGGGTGTCACGGAGCTCCATAAAATCTCTTCCTCCAGGAATCAAGGCCCCGGTGGCCAGGTCTCGAAGGATCCGGCCGGCCTCAGTGAGACAGAAACCCTCAGGTACAAGCTGCTGAAGAAGCTGAAAGCCAAGAAGAAGAAACTGGAGAAGCTGAATCAGATGTTGGGTTACCAGGGGGCTGCAGGAGGACAGGAAGTGACCCGCAGACCAGACTGCGCCGACCTTCGCTCCCCCTCTACTGTTACCTCCAGTACCTCCGCCTACGACAGCCCTGCTTACGATGAGTTCTTCGCCGACCTTCTGTCGCCCGCGACGACTGCCAGCAATCTATCACCGGACAGCACGGGCTTCCTGGATATGCTCACCACCAATGGGCAAGAAGCGGGAGGGAACTTGGCGTGTGGGGGGAATGCGATTGGTGGAGCCTCACAGGTGGTGACCCCTGCGACCTTACAACTGGCCAATCACGGTGTAGTAATGCCACTGCCTGGTCTAGATGGGCCAATCATGACCTCCGGTGATAACTTCCTGGAGGAGTTCATATCGGGGTCGGCCAATCAGCAGATGGAGACGGAAGCCCTCAGTGCTTTCGACCTGTTCTTTTAG